The genomic interval CCTTCTTCCTCCCTTGATCTTATACACGTTCCACAGGCATAAATCTTACCGCCGGATTTCATAAATTTTTCTGCCTGCTCAATCGTATTGAATTTTTCAGTGCTTATTTTTTGATATTCAACGCCTTTTCCCATAAAAAAGCATTTAACCTCATCTTTCTGATTCAAACAAAAATTTCCATACCTTAAAGCATTCCAGCATGT from bacterium carries:
- a CDS encoding DsrE family protein, whose product is MKIGLIISTNDAETCWNALRYGNFCLNQKDEVKCFFMGKGVEYQKISTEKFNTIEQAEKFMKSGGKIYACGTCIRSREEEGSEMCPISTMKDMYEIIKESDKVVTF